The Brevibacterium atlanticum genome segment GCGGTGACGCGCTGCTGGGATGTTCAGCTTCTCAATGGCGGCACTCTTCGATCGACGTTCATGATGATCCGCAGGAACAGTCCACCGGCCAACAGGCCCCCGACGAGGTCGGTGACCCAATGCCATCCGAGGGCGAACGACACAGCGACCGAGTTCACGCTGACCGCTGCGACTGCCCACCACAGCAGTCGAACGGTCCGGGTGGAGGCGCTGCTGTAGGTGGCGATGAGGTAGGCGACCGTGCCGTAGATGAGCACCGCCTCGGCGGCGTGACCGGAGGGGTAGCTGATTCCGCGCCCGCCGAGGTCGAGCAGACCGCCCTGGAAGAATCGGGGGTCGTGCAGCGTCGTCGCCGGGCGGGCGAGCAGCAGCTTGAACGATCCGACGCCGAGGTAGAACGCGGCCTCGGCAGCGACGGCGATGACGACCGGCCGCCATGACCGCCGCCGGCGGGCCAGCGTGATCGCCGTGATGACGAGTACCGGAAGGCAGA includes the following:
- a CDS encoding phosphatase PAP2 family protein, which produces MVAESYVESKDTIGSPSEPSPRTARRQGLLLRATSIWVLAPAFVVVTVLAAGPLRVWDYKLNRRWLYLFNQDLVWFVQHILDPIAGQAVCLPVLVITAITLARRRRSWRPVVIAVAAEAAFYLGVGSFKLLLARPATTLHDPRFFQGGLLDLGGRGISYPSGHAAEAVLIYGTVAYLIATYSSASTRTVRLLWWAVAAVSVNSVAVSFALGWHWVTDLVGGLLAGGLFLRIIMNVDRRVPPLRS